In candidate division KSB1 bacterium, the following proteins share a genomic window:
- a CDS encoding M28 family peptidase, translating to MIYRLSLLLLLVATALGFDGQRALETVRTIASDEFQGRRPGFPGGQRAEQVVAELLKSYGVQPAGVGGYFQPVPMLVTEEQDAELTIMNHELGKIPCQLGADFTVVTHSGSGGFIAPVVIAGYGYVRPDKDRDDYGDLDCRGAVVLIVRGKPDSPWDFEEDFPRRHTLEWAKQHGAAAVMWYAEGSLVNGAAIPASEYDPQFPLMYVSDRMVRLLLDGSPYNFNMYLEKLKRGPLPIATGHDVWIRTQTRKLPRAEGRNVVGIVYGTDPVLKNELIVIGAHLDHIGANARGVNYNGADDNASGSAVVCELARVFAEQPLKRSVLVLLFTGEEAGLLGSEYFAANPTIPFGNVACMLNFDMEGQGDGTVGMAGGELLGKSWRDYVASLDSSDMDSLKLHRTDGDGSSDYASFLKGGAPAISFWSDGRHPFYHRYTDDPEWISAGCLQAVGDRAVDLMRFIGDTSQPLAFHSDSLAICARLTQVVDFKGFSIDQHGSVPEFIETAAAWLPSESAVATAELLRRTYEFEHGAEERHVVADGLAEAVAASSRHKPGAFVSIAESGLTGRKPSEVKALIEQGLSVVQLAPSSSRNASIELPDGMEAARAAGITSLIPFDFATPARVEKWGKQGMIVAAFSEVADAPGDVRDGVLRSDAFVFLELSAVPTAAQLEAIAPFQARQVHLSFAGIRPSARESTAKQAILTMHEAGIDRAGILRLTGGNLRRYLAARAAQSGQGHD from the coding sequence ATGATCTACCGCCTCTCGCTGCTTCTTCTGCTTGTGGCAACCGCGCTGGGATTCGACGGACAACGTGCGCTCGAAACGGTGCGGACGATCGCGTCGGACGAGTTTCAGGGCCGGCGACCGGGCTTTCCGGGGGGACAGCGGGCCGAGCAGGTCGTGGCTGAGTTGCTCAAGAGTTACGGTGTGCAGCCGGCGGGCGTTGGCGGATACTTCCAGCCGGTGCCGATGCTCGTGACCGAAGAGCAGGATGCCGAACTCACGATCATGAATCATGAATTGGGCAAGATTCCGTGCCAGCTCGGCGCGGACTTCACCGTCGTGACGCACAGCGGTTCGGGGGGGTTCATTGCGCCGGTGGTGATCGCGGGCTACGGCTATGTCCGTCCGGATAAGGATCGCGATGACTACGGCGATCTGGACTGCCGTGGCGCGGTGGTGTTGATTGTCCGCGGCAAGCCGGATTCCCCGTGGGACTTTGAAGAGGACTTCCCGCGTCGTCACACTCTCGAGTGGGCGAAGCAGCATGGAGCGGCCGCGGTGATGTGGTACGCGGAAGGTTCGCTGGTGAATGGTGCGGCGATCCCGGCCAGTGAGTACGATCCTCAATTTCCGCTGATGTATGTCAGTGATCGTATGGTGCGCCTGCTGCTCGACGGCAGTCCCTACAACTTCAACATGTATCTGGAGAAGTTGAAGCGGGGACCGCTGCCGATAGCGACCGGCCACGACGTCTGGATCCGCACACAGACGCGCAAATTGCCGCGCGCGGAGGGGCGCAATGTGGTCGGCATTGTGTACGGCACGGATCCGGTATTGAAGAATGAGCTGATCGTGATCGGCGCGCATCTCGACCACATCGGCGCAAACGCTCGCGGCGTGAACTACAACGGCGCGGATGACAACGCCTCCGGTTCGGCCGTTGTGTGCGAACTCGCGCGGGTCTTCGCGGAACAGCCGCTGAAACGCAGTGTACTTGTGCTGCTGTTCACGGGCGAAGAAGCTGGATTGCTGGGCTCAGAATACTTCGCGGCGAATCCTACGATTCCGTTCGGCAATGTCGCCTGCATGCTGAATTTTGATATGGAAGGCCAGGGCGACGGCACGGTGGGGATGGCCGGCGGCGAGCTGCTTGGCAAGTCCTGGCGGGACTACGTGGCGTCGCTGGACTCGAGCGACATGGACTCCTTGAAACTTCATCGCACGGACGGCGACGGATCGAGCGACTATGCAAGTTTCCTGAAAGGCGGCGCGCCCGCGATCAGTTTTTGGTCGGACGGTCGCCACCCGTTTTATCACCGTTACACCGACGACCCGGAGTGGATATCGGCCGGGTGTCTGCAGGCCGTTGGTGATCGCGCGGTGGATCTGATGCGATTTATTGGCGACACGTCGCAGCCATTGGCCTTTCACTCGGATTCGCTCGCGATTTGTGCGCGGCTCACTCAGGTTGTCGATTTCAAAGGGTTTTCGATCGATCAGCATGGTAGTGTGCCGGAGTTCATCGAGACCGCGGCGGCCTGGCTGCCTTCCGAGTCTGCGGTCGCGACAGCGGAATTGCTCAGGCGGACCTATGAGTTTGAACACGGCGCTGAAGAGCGGCACGTGGTGGCGGACGGGTTGGCCGAGGCGGTCGCCGCGAGTTCGCGTCACAAGCCCGGCGCGTTCGTTTCCATCGCGGAGTCGGGATTAACAGGCCGTAAACCTTCCGAAGTGAAGGCGTTGATTGAGCAGGGCCTGTCCGTGGTCCAGCTCGCGCCGTCGTCTTCGCGCAACGCTTCCATCGAACTGCCGGACGGGATGGAAGCCGCACGCGCGGCGGGGATCACGTCGCTGATCCCGTTTGATTTTGCGACCCCCGCGCGTGTGGAAAAGTGGGGCAAGCAGGGGATGATCGTGGCCGCCTTTTCCGAGGTCGCGGACGCGCCGGGCGACGTCCGCGACGGTGTGCTGAGGAGCGACGCTTTTGTCTTTCTCGAACTGAGTGCAGTTCCGACAGCGGCACAATTGGAAGCGATCGCGCCATTTCAGGCGCGTCAGGTACATCTCAGTTTCGCCGGGATTAGGCCGTCCGCACGGGAATCCACGGCGAAGCAAGCGATCCTGACCATGCATGAGGCGGGAATTGACCGTGCGGGAATCCTGCGGTTAACGGGCGGCAATCTGCGTCGCTATCTCGCCGCGCGCGCCGCGCAATCGGGACAAGGCCATGACTGA
- the uvrA gene encoding excinuclease ABC subunit UvrA, translating to MELPHIKITGAREHNLKNIDVVLPRNNLIVITGLSGSGKSSLAFDTLYAEGQRRYVESLSAYARQFLGLMEKPDVDSIEGLSPAISIQQKAGIRNPRSTVSTVTEIYDYLRLLYARIGKPHCPTCGKPIQRQSAQEIVDTMLNLPAGTKLELMAPIVLGRKGEYKDLLENVRKDGFVRVRIDGVVKSLDDEISIDKKRRHTIEVVVDRLVIKEGLRSRLTDSVETALRLSSGMLTVVLDGSKERIFSERFACTDCGISISEVEPRLFSFNSPFGACPACTGLGFKLEIDPDRIIPNPELSINEGAISSMGGNFDGWTWGTLEAIATSYKINLDTPWKKLKAEHKQIVLQGSGTRKVNVVYQSEKIRFESKTAWEGVIPNLMRRYRQTTSQHIREWIEEFMGNIPCPECKGARLKPEARAVLIENLSISQACDLSINAAFEFFRDLQLNARDQLIAHQILKEVRARLTFLLNVGLDYLTLSRAAGSLSGGEAQRIRLATQIGSQLTGVLYILDEPSIGLHQRDNDRLIATLTQLRDIGNTVVVVEHDRDTIEQADYVVDLGPGAGRHGGEVVAVGTPQQIAREVKSVTGRYLAGAETIAIPRKRRPGTGKSLTLKRARGNNLKQLTVDFPLGTFTAVTGVSGSGKSTLVNETLYRALAQKFFGAKEPPLAHDGINGTQFIDKVIDIDQSPIGRTPRSNPATYTGLFTGIRDIFAQLPEAKMRGYKPGRFSFNVKGGRCENCEGDGIIKIEMHFLPDVYVPCEVCGGKRYNKETLEVRFKGRSIADVLNMTVSEAVEFFDAIPGLARKLATLEEVGLGYIHLGQQATTLSGGEAQRVKLATELSRVSTGQTLYILDEPTTGLHFADIKLLLKVLHTLVERGNTVIVIEHNLDVIKTADHIIDLGPEGGNGGGLIIGCGTPEAIARVKESHTGRYLKRLISGEKNTNGRTGSAEAGGEPLKNPTKVSKVGA from the coding sequence ATGGAACTACCGCACATAAAGATAACGGGCGCCCGCGAGCACAACCTCAAGAACATTGATGTGGTGCTACCGCGAAACAACTTGATCGTCATCACAGGACTCTCCGGCTCGGGAAAGTCCTCTTTGGCGTTTGATACCCTTTATGCGGAGGGGCAGCGGCGGTACGTCGAATCCCTCTCGGCGTATGCTCGGCAGTTCCTTGGATTGATGGAAAAGCCGGACGTGGACTCGATCGAGGGGCTGTCCCCGGCGATCTCGATTCAGCAGAAGGCGGGCATCCGCAATCCGCGTTCGACGGTGTCCACGGTCACGGAGATCTACGACTATCTGCGGCTGCTGTATGCCCGGATCGGCAAGCCGCATTGTCCGACCTGCGGCAAGCCGATTCAGCGGCAATCGGCGCAGGAAATCGTCGATACGATGCTGAACCTGCCGGCCGGGACGAAGCTCGAACTGATGGCGCCGATCGTGCTGGGCCGCAAGGGCGAGTACAAGGACTTGCTTGAGAACGTGCGCAAGGACGGTTTTGTGCGCGTGCGCATTGACGGCGTCGTGAAGTCGCTCGATGACGAGATTTCGATCGACAAGAAGCGACGGCACACGATTGAAGTCGTTGTGGATCGGTTGGTCATCAAGGAGGGGCTGCGCTCGCGGCTCACCGATTCGGTCGAGACGGCCCTGCGACTTTCCAGCGGAATGCTGACCGTGGTCCTCGACGGATCGAAGGAACGGATCTTCAGCGAGCGGTTTGCCTGCACGGACTGCGGCATTTCCATCAGCGAGGTGGAGCCGCGGCTGTTTTCCTTCAACAGCCCGTTCGGCGCCTGCCCTGCTTGCACCGGCTTGGGTTTCAAACTCGAGATCGATCCCGACCGGATCATTCCGAATCCCGAGCTGTCGATCAACGAGGGGGCGATCAGCAGTATGGGCGGCAACTTCGATGGCTGGACCTGGGGGACCCTGGAAGCAATCGCGACCAGTTACAAGATCAACCTGGACACGCCGTGGAAGAAACTCAAAGCTGAGCACAAGCAAATTGTGCTGCAGGGCTCGGGCACGCGCAAGGTGAATGTGGTCTATCAGTCCGAGAAGATTCGGTTTGAATCGAAGACGGCGTGGGAGGGCGTGATTCCGAATCTGATGCGGCGCTATCGCCAGACAACGTCGCAGCATATTCGCGAGTGGATTGAGGAGTTCATGGGCAATATCCCGTGCCCCGAATGCAAAGGCGCGCGGTTGAAACCGGAAGCGCGGGCGGTGCTGATTGAAAATCTGAGCATCTCGCAAGCTTGTGACCTTTCGATCAACGCGGCCTTCGAGTTCTTCCGGGATTTGCAGCTCAATGCACGGGATCAACTGATTGCACACCAGATTCTGAAAGAGGTTCGCGCGCGGCTGACGTTTCTGCTGAATGTTGGACTGGATTACTTGACGTTAAGCCGCGCGGCGGGATCGCTCTCCGGCGGCGAAGCGCAGCGAATTCGGCTGGCGACGCAGATTGGCTCGCAGTTGACCGGGGTGCTGTATATCCTGGATGAGCCGTCCATCGGCTTGCACCAGCGGGACAATGATCGCCTGATCGCGACCCTGACTCAGTTGCGCGACATTGGCAATACGGTGGTTGTCGTGGAACATGATCGGGATACGATCGAGCAGGCGGACTATGTCGTGGATCTTGGTCCCGGTGCGGGCCGGCACGGCGGCGAAGTCGTGGCGGTCGGCACGCCGCAGCAGATCGCTCGTGAAGTGAAGTCCGTGACGGGGCGCTACCTCGCGGGCGCCGAGACGATTGCCATTCCGCGCAAGCGACGGCCGGGGACGGGCAAGAGCCTGACACTGAAGCGGGCGCGCGGAAATAACTTGAAGCAGTTGACGGTGGATTTTCCGCTCGGTACATTCACGGCCGTCACCGGCGTAAGCGGCTCGGGCAAGTCCACGCTCGTGAACGAGACGTTGTATCGCGCGCTGGCCCAAAAGTTCTTCGGTGCAAAAGAGCCGCCGCTGGCGCACGATGGCATCAACGGCACGCAGTTCATCGACAAGGTGATCGATATCGATCAGTCACCCATCGGTCGCACGCCGCGTTCGAATCCGGCGACCTATACGGGTCTCTTCACGGGGATTCGCGATATTTTCGCGCAGCTTCCCGAGGCGAAGATGCGCGGTTACAAGCCGGGTCGCTTCTCCTTCAACGTGAAAGGCGGACGCTGCGAGAATTGCGAAGGCGATGGCATCATCAAGATCGAGATGCACTTCCTTCCGGACGTGTATGTTCCGTGCGAGGTCTGCGGCGGCAAACGCTACAACAAGGAGACGCTCGAAGTTCGGTTCAAGGGCCGCTCGATTGCCGACGTACTCAACATGACGGTCTCAGAAGCGGTCGAGTTCTTTGATGCCATCCCCGGTCTGGCGCGCAAGCTGGCGACCTTGGAGGAAGTCGGTCTGGGTTACATTCATCTCGGGCAGCAGGCGACGACTCTTTCCGGGGGCGAGGCGCAGCGAGTAAAGCTGGCGACGGAGCTTTCGCGCGTGTCCACCGGTCAGACGCTCTATATCCTGGACGAGCCGACGACCGGGTTGCATTTCGCGGATATCAAGTTGCTGTTGAAGGTCCTGCATACGCTGGTGGAGCGCGGCAATACGGTGATCGTGATCGAACACAATCTTGACGTGATCAAGACCGCGGATCACATCATTGATCTGGGACCGGAAGGCGGGAACGGCGGCGGCCTCATCATCGGCTGCGGCACGCCGGAGGCGATTGCGCGGGTCAAGGAGAGCCATACGGGGCGATATCTGAAGCGACTCATTTCCGGCGAGAAGAACACCAACGGTCGAACCGGCTCCGCCGAAGCCGGGGGGGAACCCTTGAAGAACCCGACCAAAGTCAGCAAGGTCGGCGCATGA
- a CDS encoding sigma-54-dependent Fis family transcriptional regulator: protein MAKGRILVVDDEFHIRDWIAESLRRRNFTVELCEDGQTALEMLAKEEPYDIVISDLRMPKMSGLTLLKTVKERYPAIDVLMMTAYGTISDAVTAVKEGAHDFLEKPFPQETLVLRLQKIFENRKLRNENFNLRRELGSKMQFDHIVGRSGVMLPVFEQLQMIAPSKATVLITGESGTGKELVARETHLNSPRRNGPFIKVNCAAMPETLMESELFGHEKGAFTGAVKTVEGRFALANGGTLLLDEVSEMSIGMQAKLLRVLQEREFEKLGGRETIKIDVRIVATTNRELRKEIKEKTFREDLYHRLNVCPIHLPPLRDRNEDIPLLAAHFLQRYSQEYNKEIRGIQDHTMDQLMRYEWPGNVRELQHKMERAAILCNDQFIASKHFFLDELDTALVHVEAETFVANGTSTATLHEIEKAAIFRALQINDNNRTKTADALGISIRTLRNKLREYRETVSLN, encoded by the coding sequence ATGGCCAAAGGCCGAATCCTTGTTGTCGATGACGAATTCCATATTCGTGATTGGATCGCCGAATCCCTGCGCCGCCGCAATTTCACCGTCGAACTCTGCGAAGACGGTCAGACCGCGCTGGAAATGCTGGCGAAGGAAGAGCCTTATGATATCGTAATCAGCGACCTGCGGATGCCGAAGATGAGCGGCCTCACACTGCTCAAGACGGTCAAAGAACGCTATCCCGCGATTGACGTGCTGATGATGACCGCCTACGGTACGATTTCCGATGCGGTTACCGCCGTCAAAGAGGGCGCGCACGACTTCCTCGAAAAGCCGTTCCCGCAGGAAACCCTCGTGCTGCGGCTACAAAAGATCTTCGAGAACCGGAAACTGCGCAACGAGAACTTCAACTTGCGCCGCGAGCTCGGTTCTAAAATGCAGTTCGATCATATCGTCGGCCGCTCGGGGGTCATGCTGCCCGTGTTCGAACAGCTGCAGATGATCGCACCATCCAAGGCGACGGTGCTGATTACCGGGGAAAGCGGAACGGGCAAGGAGTTGGTCGCGCGCGAGACGCACTTGAACAGTCCGCGCCGCAACGGGCCGTTCATTAAGGTGAACTGCGCCGCGATGCCGGAAACGCTCATGGAATCCGAGCTGTTCGGCCACGAAAAGGGCGCATTCACGGGTGCGGTCAAGACGGTGGAAGGCCGCTTCGCGCTGGCCAACGGCGGTACGCTCTTGCTCGACGAAGTCAGCGAAATGAGCATTGGCATGCAGGCTAAGTTGCTGCGTGTGTTGCAGGAGCGCGAGTTCGAGAAGCTGGGCGGGCGCGAGACGATCAAGATTGACGTCCGGATCGTCGCGACCACGAATCGCGAACTGCGCAAGGAAATCAAGGAAAAGACTTTCCGCGAAGATCTCTATCACCGCCTGAACGTCTGCCCGATTCATCTACCGCCGCTGCGTGATCGCAACGAGGATATTCCACTGCTGGCCGCGCACTTCCTGCAGCGCTATTCGCAGGAGTACAACAAGGAGATCCGCGGCATTCAAGACCACACGATGGATCAGCTGATGCGTTACGAGTGGCCCGGTAATGTCCGCGAATTGCAGCACAAGATGGAGCGCGCGGCAATTCTCTGCAACGACCAGTTCATCGCCTCCAAACATTTCTTCCTCGATGAACTGGACACCGCGCTGGTGCATGTCGAAGCGGAGACCTTCGTCGCCAACGGCACGTCCACGGCCACGTTGCACGAAATCGAGAAAGCCGCGATCTTCCGCGCGCTGCAAATCAACGACAACAACCGCACCAAGACCGCCGATGCGCTCGGGATTTCGATTCGTACGCTGCGCAACAAGCTCCGCGAGTATCGCGAGACCGTCTCGCTCAACTGA
- the flgC gene encoding flagellar basal body rod protein FlgC has protein sequence MDISHLFTGMNASAAGLAAQRTRMNAIAENIANVETTRTADGEAYRRQQTVLSESSGFSGELDQVTGKRNDLSASDPNHLQGFNSEPDRWKFGGVKATIQRDQAPFREVYDPAHPDADENGIVKMPNVDIVKEMTDLISASRNFEANATAFNATKGMMKKALEL, from the coding sequence ATGGATATCAGCCACCTGTTCACCGGTATGAATGCGTCCGCTGCCGGCCTCGCCGCGCAGCGCACGCGCATGAACGCCATCGCCGAAAACATCGCTAACGTCGAGACCACGCGTACCGCCGACGGCGAGGCCTATCGCCGCCAGCAAACGGTGCTCAGCGAAAGCAGCGGCTTCTCCGGTGAACTCGACCAAGTCACCGGCAAGCGCAACGACCTTTCGGCGTCGGACCCAAACCATCTGCAAGGCTTCAACAGCGAACCTGATCGCTGGAAATTCGGCGGAGTTAAGGCCACGATCCAGCGCGATCAAGCGCCGTTCCGCGAAGTTTACGACCCCGCTCATCCCGACGCCGACGAAAACGGCATCGTCAAGATGCCCAATGTCGATATCGTCAAAGAGATGACTGATTTGATCAGCGCCTCGCGCAACTTCGAGGCGAACGCCACGGCCTTTAACGCGACCAAAGGCATGATGAAGAAAGCGCTCGAACTGTAA
- the fliE gene encoding flagellar hook-basal body complex protein FliE: MNGMDRITQLPGFKPALPETNPVSGTDKGFGATLKQFIGDVNEMQVSADVKTQQFATGEIKDIHEVMAASEEASISMMLLLEIRNKALDGYKELMRTPV, translated from the coding sequence ATGAACGGAATGGACCGCATTACGCAATTGCCCGGCTTCAAACCCGCGTTACCCGAGACGAATCCGGTCAGCGGAACGGACAAGGGCTTCGGCGCGACGCTCAAACAGTTCATCGGCGACGTGAATGAAATGCAGGTCAGCGCCGACGTGAAAACGCAGCAATTCGCCACGGGCGAGATCAAGGATATTCACGAGGTCATGGCCGCGTCCGAAGAAGCCAGTATCTCCATGATGCTCCTGCTCGAAATTCGCAATAAAGCGCTCGACGGCTACAAAGAGCTGATGCGCACGCCGGTCTAA